A single window of Gymnogyps californianus isolate 813 chromosome 16, ASM1813914v2, whole genome shotgun sequence DNA harbors:
- the EIF2B1 gene encoding translation initiation factor eIF-2B subunit alpha, protein MSTDELIETFRAQLRDDPDVASAVAAIRVLLGFLKQDRGETIQGLRSSLLAAIDTLSGVDSSVAVSSGGELFLRFISLTSLEYSDYSKCKEIMIERGEIFLRKVSLSRNKIAKLCHPFIRDGARILTHAYSRVVLRVLEAAVESKKRFSVYVTESQPDQAGQKMAKALRKLNIPVTVILDAAVGYIMEKVDLVLVGAEGVVESGGIINKIGTNQIAVCAKAQNKPFYVVAESFKFVRLFPLNQQDVPDKFKYKADTLKTSQNLTEEHPWIDYTSPSLITLLFTDLGVLTPSAVSDELIKLYL, encoded by the exons ATGAGCACGGACG AGCTGATCGAGACCTTCAGGGCGCAGCTGAGGGACGACCCTGACGTCGCCTCGGCCGTGGCAGCCATCCGCGTGCTGCTGGGCTTCCTCAAGCAGGACCGAG GGGAGACCATCCAGGGCCTGAGGAGCAGCCTGCTGGCCGCCATCGACACCCTGTCTGGGGTGGACTCCTCGGTGGCCGTCTCCTCCGGCGGGGAGCTCTTCCTGCGCTTCATCAGCCTCACCTCCCTGGAGTACTCG GACTACTCCAAGTGCAAAGAAATCATGATCGAGCGCGGGGAGATCTTCCTGAGGAAAGTCTCTCTCTCGAGGAACAAAATCGCCAAGCTGTGTCATCCTTTCATCAGAGATGGTGCT cGAATACTGACACATGCCTACTCCAGAGTGGTCCTCAGAGTGTTAGAAGCAGCTGTTGAGTCAAAGAAGCGATTCAGTGTTTATGTTACAGAATCACAGCCAGATCAAGCAGG gcaaaaaatggcaaaagccCTGAGGAAGCTGAACATTCCCGTGACTGTGATTCTGGATGCTGCAGTTGG CTACATTATGGAGAAAGTGGACCTGGTGTTAGTTGGTGCTGAAGGTGTAGTTGAAAGCGGAGGCATTATTAACAAG ATTGGCACTAATCAAATCGCTGTGTGTGCCAAAGCTCAGAATAAGCCATTTTATGTGGTAGCAGAAAGTTTCAAGTTTGTAAGACTTTTCCCTCTAAATCAGCAGGACGTCCCAGATAAGTTTAAG TACAAAGCAGACACTCTGAAAACAAGTCAGAATCTAACAGAGGAGCATCCCTGGATTGACTACACATCACCATCACTAATTACGTTACTGTTTACAGACCTCGGTGTGTTAACTCCATCAGCTGTCAGTGATGAACTTATTAAACTCTATCTGTAA
- the DDX55 gene encoding ATP-dependent RNA helicase DDX55 isoform X2, translating into MTPVQSATIPLFMNNKDVAAEAVTGSGKTLAFVIPILEILLRREEKLKKMQIGAIIITPTRELAIQIDEVLSHFTKHFPRFSQILLIGGRNPMEDVEKFKEHGGNIIVATPGRLEDLFRRKADGLDLASCVKSLDVLVLDEADRLLDMGFEASLNAILDFLPKQRRTGLFSATQTQEVENLVRAGLRNPVRISVKEKGMAASNTQKTPTRLENYYMHKREKHLVFFSTCACVEYYGKALESLIKQVKIMSIHGKMKHKRNKIFTEFRKLPGGILVCTDVMARGIDIPEVHWVLQYDPPSSASAFVHRCGRTARIGNVGSALVFLLPMEESYINFLSINQKCPMQEMKPQTNVLDLLPKLKSMALADRAVFEKGMKAFVSYVQAYAKHECNLIFRIKDLDFASLAKGFALLKMPKMPELRGKCFPDFTPVTVNTDSISFKDKNREKQRQKQLEQQRKERQENGGKKKFIKNKAWSKQKAKREKKKKITAKRKHEEGSDIEDEDMEELLNDTRLLKRLKKGKISEEEFEKRLTGSQNRLKVETVADLESEG; encoded by the exons ATTGGAGCTATAATTATCACACCAACGAGAGAATTAGCTATTCAAATTGATGAGGTGCTATCACATTTCACAAAACACTTCCCCAGGTTTAG TCAGATTCTTTTAATTGGTGGTAGGAATCCCATGGAAGATGTTGAAAAGTTTAAAGAACATGG TGGGAACATCATTGTAGCTACACCGGGCCGCTTGGAGGATctgttcagaagaaaagcagatgggCTGGATCTAGCAAGTTGTGTGAAGTCTCTTGATGTGTTGGTATTGGATGAAGCAGACAGGCTTCTAGATATGGGCTTTGAAGCAag TTTAAATGCCATTCTGGACTTTTTGCCCAAGCAGAGACGGACAGGTCTGTTCTCAGCAACTCAAACTCAAGAGGTGGAGAACCTGGTGAGAGCAGGTCTCCGGAATCCTGTCCGCATCTCGGTGAAAGAGAAGGGAATGGCAGCAAGCAACACACAGAAAACTCCAACACGCCTGGAGAACTATTATATG CACAAACGGGAAAAACATCTAGTCTTTTTCAG CACGTGTGCCTGCGTGGAATACTACGGGAAGGCTTTGGAATCCTTAATTAAACAAGTGAAAATAATGAGCATTCATgggaaaatgaaacacaagcGTAACAAGATTTTTACTGAGTTTCGGAAGCTCCCAGG tgGCATTTTAGTTTGCACTGATGTGATGGCCCGTGGCATAGACATTCCAGAAGTACACTGGGTTTTACAGTATGACCCACCTAGCAGTGCAAG TGCCTTTGTGCATCGGTGTGGTCGAACAGCACGCATCGGCAATGTAGGCAGTGCACTTGTATTTTTGCTTCCCATGGAAGAATCTTACATTAACTTTCTCTCAATCAACCAGAAG tgtCCCATGCAGGAAATGAAACCACAGACAAACGTGTTAGATCTTCTTCCAAAACTGAAGTCCATGGCCCTAGCTGACAGGGCAGTGTTTGAGAAAGGGATGAAAGCATTTGTGTCTTACGTCCAGGCTTATGCCAAACATGAATGTAATCTGATCTTCCGAATAAAAG aTCTGGATTTTGCTAGCCTTGCCAAAGGTTTTGCATTGTTAAAAATGCCAAAGATGCCTGAactaagaggaaaatgttttccagacTTTACTCCAGTCACTGTTAATACAGACTCCATTTCATTTAAggataaaaatagagaaaaacagagacaaaagcaattagaacaacaaagaaaagaaagacaggaaaatggagggaaaaagaaattcataaaGAACAAAGCCTGGTCAAAGCAGAAAGccaagagggagaagaaaaagaaaataacagctaaAAGGAAGCATGAAGAG GGCTCTGATATTGAAGATGAGGATATGGAAGAGCTGCTGAATGACACAAGACtcttgaaaagattaaaaaagggaaaaattagtGAAGAAGAGTTTGAGAAGAGACTAACAGGCAGCCAGAATAGACTTAAAGTGGAAACTGTTGCCGACTTGGAGTCTGAAGGTTGA
- the DDX55 gene encoding ATP-dependent RNA helicase DDX55 isoform X3, protein MTPVQSATIPLFMNNKDVAAEAVTGSGKTLAFVIPILEILLRREEKLKKMQIGAIIITPTRELAIQIDEVLSHFTKHFPRFSGNIIVATPGRLEDLFRRKADGLDLASCVKSLDVLVLDEADRLLDMGFEASLNAILDFLPKQRRTGLFSATQTQEVENLVRAGLRNPVRISVKEKGMAASNTQKTPTRLENYYMICKADEKFNQLVHFLRQHKREKHLVFFSTCACVEYYGKALESLIKQVKIMSIHGKMKHKRNKIFTEFRKLPGGILVCTDVMARGIDIPEVHWVLQYDPPSSASAFVHRCGRTARIGNVGSALVFLLPMEESYINFLSINQKCPMQEMKPQTNVLDLLPKLKSMALADRAVFEKGMKAFVSYVQAYAKHECNLIFRIKDLDFASLAKGFALLKMPKMPELRGKCFPDFTPVTVNTDSISFKDKNREKQRQKQLEQQRKERQENGGKKKFIKNKAWSKQKAKREKKKKITAKRKHEEGSDIEDEDMEELLNDTRLLKRLKKGKISEEEFEKRLTGSQNRLKVETVADLESEG, encoded by the exons ATTGGAGCTATAATTATCACACCAACGAGAGAATTAGCTATTCAAATTGATGAGGTGCTATCACATTTCACAAAACACTTCCCCAGGTTTAG TGGGAACATCATTGTAGCTACACCGGGCCGCTTGGAGGATctgttcagaagaaaagcagatgggCTGGATCTAGCAAGTTGTGTGAAGTCTCTTGATGTGTTGGTATTGGATGAAGCAGACAGGCTTCTAGATATGGGCTTTGAAGCAag TTTAAATGCCATTCTGGACTTTTTGCCCAAGCAGAGACGGACAGGTCTGTTCTCAGCAACTCAAACTCAAGAGGTGGAGAACCTGGTGAGAGCAGGTCTCCGGAATCCTGTCCGCATCTCGGTGAAAGAGAAGGGAATGGCAGCAAGCAACACACAGAAAACTCCAACACGCCTGGAGAACTATTATATG ATctgcaaagcagatgaaaaatttAATCAGTTGGTGCATTTTCTTCGACAGCACAAACGGGAAAAACATCTAGTCTTTTTCAG CACGTGTGCCTGCGTGGAATACTACGGGAAGGCTTTGGAATCCTTAATTAAACAAGTGAAAATAATGAGCATTCATgggaaaatgaaacacaagcGTAACAAGATTTTTACTGAGTTTCGGAAGCTCCCAGG tgGCATTTTAGTTTGCACTGATGTGATGGCCCGTGGCATAGACATTCCAGAAGTACACTGGGTTTTACAGTATGACCCACCTAGCAGTGCAAG TGCCTTTGTGCATCGGTGTGGTCGAACAGCACGCATCGGCAATGTAGGCAGTGCACTTGTATTTTTGCTTCCCATGGAAGAATCTTACATTAACTTTCTCTCAATCAACCAGAAG tgtCCCATGCAGGAAATGAAACCACAGACAAACGTGTTAGATCTTCTTCCAAAACTGAAGTCCATGGCCCTAGCTGACAGGGCAGTGTTTGAGAAAGGGATGAAAGCATTTGTGTCTTACGTCCAGGCTTATGCCAAACATGAATGTAATCTGATCTTCCGAATAAAAG aTCTGGATTTTGCTAGCCTTGCCAAAGGTTTTGCATTGTTAAAAATGCCAAAGATGCCTGAactaagaggaaaatgttttccagacTTTACTCCAGTCACTGTTAATACAGACTCCATTTCATTTAAggataaaaatagagaaaaacagagacaaaagcaattagaacaacaaagaaaagaaagacaggaaaatggagggaaaaagaaattcataaaGAACAAAGCCTGGTCAAAGCAGAAAGccaagagggagaagaaaaagaaaataacagctaaAAGGAAGCATGAAGAG GGCTCTGATATTGAAGATGAGGATATGGAAGAGCTGCTGAATGACACAAGACtcttgaaaagattaaaaaagggaaaaattagtGAAGAAGAGTTTGAGAAGAGACTAACAGGCAGCCAGAATAGACTTAAAGTGGAAACTGTTGCCGACTTGGAGTCTGAAGGTTGA